Proteins co-encoded in one Plasmodium reichenowi strain SY57 chromosome 10, whole genome shotgun sequence genomic window:
- a CDS encoding hypothetical protein (conserved Plasmodium protein, unknown function) codes for MNEKKNTIFKGKGYILKGVNKEFIDDRKKRDSFIDKKKKNIFNRFNPFTLPLLGKNKLCEVDEKCDMKKSKSFDKYKEANININVLNEGEFNSYLLRNRAFRLTWTSIIEKIKHEIDIEIYKNLNDVFEEIYLYSISNNEYLPLILITAGTNVADHEIIIDALSYELKIWNNNKKQKKKTHTHTHTYTQKGCMNQSGNLFDYVHGEGKDYIYEKIKRDMNKGNTNQSDHLYDKININKLNLILRGKEESTLTLMNRTHESKNQDKKKKKKKRKKRKERRIFNGNICNRDSSISTNSNYHNDFHNDDDNYNVNNLLNEDSYDDNDDVYVCSLNSNTSNNINSAVYNIYTQLYRDYKMRYFLKKYKKKNGNNYNNGVIKNAYVSNDTRKRTRNYSNSSNSYNLNRDDIDNDCDDACDVSNHNSFVRLSFLNKEFREDNKVINKNMVNIDKLIDLYKKMSELNMKNISEEEMEGLSKKRVFINKYNSDNIYNMDEMYNVMNSKDVMFTSPKGGYKNSKGSGIYKDINEGNNSFIKEYGPLELYNKQNNYFNDGRKKVRIIILIHDCEYFNINILNGILNILINLRIDNKICLSVILGVSTPSFFFNRITTPDTQSKLRIKTVDILNNKLMCDRICNILLFENLLPFILNFKTVHAIKLLLHKNNQSISHLIHILYILTKEFYDNNILSFLCIPMNYYLNINTDHDDEEKDKMDSNYSTYTYVRSYQANLSNFFKYDIRKVHQKIISLCYSSNLYYRHLSYIKKKYSTILIKNYFQLHGPDSVVHTPRHSDDEPEFFNLKSKKVDHMKKNRNIQVVDKEVSSVNKNTINGEVNGDINGDIRGDIRGDIRGDIRSDIRGDMHGDIRGDMHGDIRGDIRGDVNNNVNSRNNKKIDLDRASYAWEFKTRTINWWYDHPFKDLIYLYENGRVRNNNKEEIIDKLLNDEENKKEIIDNMHSHINGNNNLYDIENVKEINKTLCSFTLPLNVLQLIERKYAFNIAINLINIIIKTKSEYTTSIKRSEYFRNLFQNYEKIKWNENKNILYIEELYNIVEKDVKKCINFLIDMMTPYYFKNHQVLLNVFKEFKEYYTNIYPIVYNLEDYLYLLKEKEYKKHKELFINDDFSKTCTYSISYSIYFSLLSRLDDMLEMLRNVIRMEEKEKKKTNQGPSFDDNAVYIKENICFNNLSSKREEHVDDSSCVLHMSSYKHENEKKENEKKENEKKENDKQFFMQGDDHLSEDDREAYDEVEEEQHNNIQNNNSVNYNNGYNSAHDICTSNTTKYFPSNNINIHEIDNKKKRFKRYLTIENKSLKKKKNEEHNINAEDISNCINLFIHDYIYLLLLPPISYHPLAYELILHKPDKDFTNIMTRDIKKELLTTLCYTNPYKTGNLMCSSCCLFKDNPYNSNPENNIITNNKIYLNPIYDNISTLEDMVNLYRAYEKCNKTIDLYNLFILYLNIKVDKYWGYSIKDKNKINNNDKNNDKNNDKNNDKNNNKNNKNDNNNNDCRDKEDIKSPHLCKMKNAQTENLANDILQEYYLKFIITINTFCSFLKILKPPNVSALLNYNEKNGNNDDYYEDEEYYNTDNNTNNLGKGSKKKSSDNYNSSQESIIQFLKEIKKSLQGCTSKKLLFGKLYYNHIIASREYFLQNLMEKNNE; via the coding sequence atgaACGAGAAAAAGAACACAATTTTTAAGGGTAAGggatatatattgaaaggtgtaaataaagaatttatTGACGATAGAAAGAAAAGAGATTCATTTATagataaaaagaaaaagaatatttttaacaGATTTAATCCTTTTACATTACCTTTATTaggtaaaaataaattatgtGAGGTCGATGAAAAATGtgatatgaaaaaaagCAAAAGTTTTGATAAATACAAAGAAgcaaatattaatattaatgtaCTGAATGAGGGTGAGTTCAATAGTTATTTGTTAAGAAATAGAGCATTTAGATTAACATGGACTAGtattatagaaaaaataaaacatgaaatagatatagaaatatataaaaatttaaatgatgtatttgaagaaatatatctatattcTATATCGAACAATGAATATCTTCCTTTGATTTTAATAACAGCTGGTACGAATGTTGCTGACCatgaaattattattgATGCTTTATCATACGAATTAAAGATAtggaataataataaaaaacaaaaaaaaaaaacacacacacacacacataCATACACGCAAAAAGGTTGTATGAACCAATCAGGCAATTTATTTGATTATGTACATGGAGAAGGAAAggattatatatatgagaAAATAAAACGAGATATGAACAAGGGAAATACAAATCAAAGTGatcatttatatgataagataaatataaataaattaaatttaattctTCGAGGTAAGGAAGAATCGACACTTACCCTTATGAACCGAACACATGAGAGTAAAAATCAAgataaaaagaagaagaagaagaaaagaaaaaaaagaaaagaaagGAGAATATTCAATGGCAATATTTGTAATAGAGATAGTAGTATATCAACTAATAGTAATTATCATAACGATTTTcataatgatgatgataattataatgtgaataatttattaaatgaagaTAGTTATGACGATAATGATGATGTGTATGTATGTTCTCTTAATTCCAACACATcgaataatataaattctgctgtatacaatatttatacacAATTATATAGAGATTATAAAATGcgatattttttaaaaaagtataaaaagaaaaatgggaacaattataataatggtgtaataaaaaatgcTTATGTTTCAAATGACACCAGAAAAAGAACCCGGAATTATAGTAACAGTAGTAATTCgtataatttaaatagGGATGATATAGATAACGATTGTGATGACGCGTGTGATGTTAGTAATCATAATTCTTTTGTTCGTTTGAGTTTTTTAAACAAAGAATTTAGAGAAGATAACAAAGTgataaataagaatatgGTTAATATAGATAAGTTGATAGATCTATATAAGAAAATGAGTGAATtgaatatgaaaaatatatctgAAGAGGAGATGGAAGGGTTAAGTAAAAAAAGagtatttataaataaatataattcggataatatatataatatggaTGAAATGTATAATGTTATGAATTCAAAAGATGTTATGTTTACATCTCCAAAGGGCGGATATAAGAATAGTAAAGGATCtggtatatataaagatataaatgaaggtaataattcttttataaaagaGTATGGGCCTCtagaattatataataaacaaaataattattttaatgaCGGTCGAAAAAAGGTTCgtattataatattgataCATGATTgtgaatattttaatataaacatattaaatggtattttaaatatattgattaACTTACGTATTgacaataaaatatgtttgAGTGTTATATTAGGTGTATCGACAccttcctttttttttaatagaATTACAACACCGGATACCCAAAGCAAATTAAGAATAAAAACAGttgatattttaaataataaattgaTGTGTGATCgaatatgtaatattttgttatttgaaaatttattaccatttatattaaattttaagACAGTGCATGcaattaaattattattacataaaaaCAATCAATCTATAAGTcatttaatacatatattatatatattgactaaagaattttatgataataatattttgtcCTTCTTATGTATACCgatgaattattatttaaatataaatacagATCATGATGATGAAGAGAAAGATAAAATGGATTCAAATTATTCTACATATACTTATGTTCGTTCTTATCAAGCGAATCTTTCGAATTTTTTCAAGTATGATATAAGAAAAGTACATCAGAAAATCATATCTTTATGTTACTCATCCAATTTGTATTATCGTCATTTGTcgtatataaaaaaaaaatattctactatattaataaagaattattttcaaTTACATGGTCCGGATTCTGTTGTGCACACACCACGCCACTCGGATGACGAGCCTGagttttttaatttaaagAGTAAGAAGGTAGATcatatgaagaaaaatagGAATATTCAAGTGGTAGATAAGGAGGTGTCTTCTGTAAATAAGAATACTATTAATGGTGAAGTTAATGGTGATATTAATGGTGATATTCGTGGTGATATTCGTGGTGATATTCGTGGTGATATTCGTAGTGATATTCGTGGTGATATGCATGGTGATATTCGTGGTGATATGCATGGTGATATTCGTGGTGATATTCGTGGTgatgttaataataatgttaataGTAGGAATAATAAGAAGATCGATTTGGATAGAGCTAGTTATGCTTGGGAATTCAAGACAAGAACAATAAACTGGTGGTATGATCACCCCTTTAAagatttaatatatttatatgaaaacGGAAGGGTgagaaataataataaagaagaaataatagataaattattaaatgatgaaGAGAATAAAAAAGAGATAATAGATAATATGCATAGTCATATaaatggtaataataatttatatgatattgAGAACgttaaagaaataaataagacTTTATGTAGTTTTACATTACCTTTAAATGTATTACAACTTATTGAAAGGAAATATGCATTTAATATAGctataaatttaataaatattattataaagaCTAAGTCTGAATATACGACATCTATAAAACGAAGTGAATATTTTAGAAATTTATTTcaaaattatgaaaaaataaaatggaatgaaaataagaatatattatatattgaagaattatataatattgttgAAAAGGATGTAAAGAAATGTATCAACTTTTTAATTGATATGATGACtccttattattttaaaaatcatcaagttttattaaatgtatttaaagaattcaaagaatattatacaaatatatatcctattgtttataatttagaagattatttatatttattaaaagaaaaagaatataaaaaacataaagaattatttattaatgaTGATTTTTCAAAAACGTGTACTTATTCTATATCATATTCTATATACTTTTCTCTCCTTTCACGTTTGGATGATATGTTAGAGATGCTTCGAAACGTAATTCGTATGGAAGAAAAggagaagaaaaaaacaaaccAAGGTCCATCATTTGATGACAATGCcgtttatataaaagaaaatatatgttttaataatttatcgAGCAAAAGGGAAGAACATGTAGATGATTCGAGTTGTGTATTACACATGAGTAGTTATAAAcatgaaaatgaaaaaaaagaaaatgaaaaaaaagaaaatgaaaaaaaagaaaatgataaacaattttttatgCAAGGAGACGATCATCTTAGTGAAGATGACAGAGAAGCGTACGATGAAGTAGAAGAAGAacaacataataatatacaaaataataattctgttaattataataatggaTATAATTCTGCACATGATATTTGTACTAGTAACacaacaaaatattttccttccaataatataaacatacaCGAAATAGAtaacaagaaaaaaagatttaaaagatatttaacaatagaaaataaaagtttgaaaaagaaaaaaaatgaggaacataatataaatgcAGAAGATATATCTAAttgtataaatttatttatacatgactatatatatttattacttttaCCTCCTATATCTTATCATCCTTTAGCATATGAATTAATTCTTCATAAACCTGATAAAGattttacaaatattatgacaagagatataaaaaaagaattattaacAACCTTATGTTATACAAACCCATATAAAACAGGAAACTTAATGTGTTCATCATGTTGTCTTTTTAAAGATAACCCTTACAATAGTAATCctgaaaataatattattacaaataataaaatatatctcaatcctatatatgataatatatctaCATTAGAAGATATGGTTAATCTATATCGAGCTTATGAAAAGTGTAACAAGACAATTGATTTGTATAacctttttatattatacttaAATATTAAGGTGGATAAATATTGGGGATATTCAATAAAGgacaaaaataaaatcaaCAACAACGACAAAAACAACGACAAAAACAACGACAAAAACAACGACAAAAACAACAACAAAAACAACAAAAAcgacaataataataatgactGCAGGGATAAGGAAGATATAAAATCACCACATTTATgcaaaatgaaaaatgcACAAACGGAAAATTTAGCTAACGACATATTAcaagaatattatttaaaatttattataactaTTAATACATTCTGCTCATTCctaaaaattttaaagCCTCCAAATGTTTCGGCtctattaaattataatgagaaaaatggaaataacgatgattattatgaagacgaggaatattataacacagacaataatacaaataatcTTGGAAAAGgaagcaaaaaaaaatcgAGTGACAACTATAATAGCTCACAAGAATCCATCATacaatttttaaaagaaattaaaaaatcaTTACAAGGATGTACTagtaaaaaattattatttggaaagttgtattataatcatattataGCTTCAAGAGAATATTTCTTACAAAACCttatggaaaaaaataatgaataa
- a CDS encoding transcription elongation factor SPT4, putative: MSASKGRKKSDLKKIDDSFVEEINKDSPKKSRSGLQEDKALLKLRACLSCRMLKSESEFYQNGCINCKFLQLAGDRHRIHDCTTENFNGFMAITTPNKSWMAQYNDLSKYAPGFYALQVIGELPESIRDLKPNY; the protein is encoded by the exons atgTCAGCGTCTAAAG gAAGAAAGAAATcagatttaaaaaaaatcgATGATTCATTTGTAGAAGAAATTAATAA AGATTCTCCAAAGAAATCAAGGAGTGGACTACAAGAAGATAAAGCCTTATTAAAATTACGAGCATGTTTATCATGTCGTATGTTAAAATCGGAAAGTGAa tTTTATCAAAATGGATGTATTAATTGTAAGTTTTTACAACTGGCAGGAGACAGGCACAGAATTCATGACTGCACTACAGAAAACTTTAATGGCTTTATGGCTATTACAACTCCTAATAAATCTTGGATGGCACAATATAATGATTTGAGTAAATATGCTCCTGGTTTTTATGCTTTACAAGTTATAGGAGAATTACCGGAATCCATAAGAGACCTCAAGCCAAATTATTGA
- a CDS encoding RNA helicase, putative, with amino-acid sequence MDCLSKINLIRKVNEELYNSIGVEDDNLSEFLIYLCEKSTSLEEFCKDVFENGGVIEQAVLKYIYNMIKKDNKKKDHNNDDDVNSKENILLQNLNYNDNNLEYKKIEMKNEKMKKYHCLTLKNEDIINLVDSDENDKKEKSIKGTKEKKESIEIISKQKNSDINVTTLDLSDSSYQKKKRKKKYSTGGSSKNTESSFETKDIKKDNKYESGKKRKYDERYYDRHSKEHPHSNKHRHSKEHHHSNKHRHSKEHRHSNDHGHSKEHHHSKEHHHSNKHHHRRHISSSSDSTNYNNKKKKEKKHSDKKNEEHKSYDDYMSLKLNNIFNGTINKITDFGLFVSFKTNEGYKEGLVHATDILPNRKRVVNMNEKFKRNMKVKVKVKGIFNQKISLNMSEVDQRTGKNLVNDDINKEEDNYISLFDDINEDFNDLKKKNAHVFKDDPKETLKYESVIKIQSDYSKWEIQQLIKSGVVFDENIKNEYKNLKIDEKIEDEEDIIEIEVNEKEPAFLKGQTTKAGAKLSPIQIIVNAEGSLAKAITTTSALAKERKEQKQNEQNAIYDNIPKDISRPWEDPKPNLGERTIAEALKNIGKNYDIPEWKKNYNNNNISVGVKNTLPINEQRSKLPIYNLKNDLMKAIEKNNVLIVIGETGSGKTTQIPQYLHEANYTEKGIVGCTQPRRVAAMSIAKRVSEEFGCILGQEVGYSIRFDDCTSNDTIIKYLTDGMLLRETLSDTLLTKYSFIILDEAHERTISTDILFCLLKDVVRKRADFKLIVTSATLDAEKFSTYFFNSPIFTIPGKIFPVEILHSKEPESDYVEASLITVLNIHLNEHPGDILVFLTGQDEINTACEILHERMKKLESMSPPPLIILPIYSSLPSEMQSVIFEPAPPGCRKCILATNIAEASLTIDGIFFVIDPGFCKIKKYDSKRDMDSLIVAPISKANAKQRAGRAGRTGPGKCYRLYTEEAYKNEMSEMSVPEIQRINLGSIVLLLKALGINDFLHFDFMDSPSVETLIHSLENLYYLGALDDNGYLTKLGKKMANFPMEPNLSKILLTSLNFNCTDDVVTIVSMLSVQNIFYRPQNKALLADKKKNKFIMPQGDLITYLNIYNKWKENSFSNYWCHENFIQSRALKRAQDVRKQMLSIFEKYNYQVKKSTSKNDATKYVNICKSICSGYFNHVCKRDTQQGYTTLLTNQQVFIHPSSTLFNKNPLFVVYHELVLTNKEYIRDCTIIQPQWLIQLAPNLFIPADEKKISKIKLREKIEPLHNYYEEPNAWRLSRRKG; translated from the exons atggATTGTTTaagtaaaataaatttaattcGAAAAGTAAAtgaagaattatataacaGTATAGGGGTAGAAGATGATAACCTTTCCGAGTTTTTAATTTACTTATGTGAAAAATCTACATCCTTAGAAGAATTTTGTAAGGATGTTTTTGAAAATGGAGGGGTGATTGAACAAGCCGttcttaaatatatatataatatgattaaaaaggataataaaaaaaaagatcataataatgatgatgatgtAAATagtaaagaaaatattcttttgCAGAActtaaattataatgataataacttagaatataaaaaaatagaaatgaaaaatgaaaagatgaaaaaatatcattgcctaactttaaaaaatgaagatattattaatttagTAGATAGTGATGAAAATgacaaaaaagaaaaatctATAAAAGGtacaaaagaaaagaaagaaagtatagaaattatatctaaacaaaaaaatagtGATATAAATGTTACTACACTTGATCTTAGTGATTCGTCTTAtcaaaaaaagaaaagaaaaaaaaaatattctacAGGTGGTAGCAGTAAGAATACCGAATCGTCATTTGAAacaaaagatataaaaaaggataataaatatgaaagtggaaagaaaagaaaatatgatgaaaGGTATTATGATCGTCATAGTAAAGAACATCCTCATAGTAATAAACATCGCCATAGTAAAGAACATCACCATAGTAATAAACATCGCCATAGTAAAGAACATCGCCATAGTAATGATCATGGCCATAGTAAAGAACATCACCATAGTAAAGAACATCACCATAGTAATAAACATCACCATCGTCGTCATATATCCTCTTCGTCCGACTCCACTAATTACAACaataagaagaaaaaagaaaaaaaacacagtgataaaaaaaatgaggAACATAAATCTTATGATGATTATATGAGCCTGAAGCTTAATAACATATTCAACGGCactataaataaaattaccGACTTTGGATTATTTGTTTCCTTTAAAACTAATGAAGGCTACAAAGAAGGACTTGTCCATGCTACAGATATATTACCAAATCGGAAACGTGTAGTTAATATGAACGAAAAgtttaaaagaaatatgaAAGTAAAAGTAAAAGTGAAAGGCATTTTCAATCAAAAAATAAGTTTAAATATGTCTGAAGTAGATCAAAGAACAGGGAAAAATTTAgtaaatgatgatataaataaagaagaagataattatatttctttatttgatgatataaatgaagattttaatgatttaaaaaagaaaaacgCACATGTATTCAAAGATGATCCAAAGGAAactttaaaatatgaaagTGTTATTAAAATACAAAGTGATTATTCTAAATGGGAAATACAAcaattaataaaaagtGGAGTTGTAtttgatgaaaatattaaaaatgaatataaaaatctaaaaatagatgaaaaaatagaagatgaagaagatATTATTGAAATAGAAGTAAACGAAAAAGAACCTGCTTTCTTAAAAGGACAAACAACAAAAGCTGGTGCAAAATTATCACCCATACAAATTATTGTAAATGCTGAAGGATCATTAGCTAAAGCTATAACAACTACATCAGCATTAGCgaaagaaagaaaagaacaaaaacaaaatgaacaaaatgcaatatatgataatatacCTAAAGATATTAGTAGACCTTGGGAAGATCCAAAACCTAATTTAGGAGAAAGAACAATAGCAGAGgctttaaaaaatattggaaaaaattatgatataccagaatggaaaaaaaattataataataataatatttctgTAGGGGTTAAAAATACATTACCAATAAATGAACAAAGATCAAAATTAccaatatataatttaaaaaatgatttaatGAAAGCTATcgaaaaaaataatgttcTCATTGTTATCGGAGAAACAGGTAGTGGGAAAACAACACAAATACCACAATATTTACATGAAGCAAATTATACAGAAAAAGGTATTGTTGGATGTACACAACCTAGAAGAGTAGCAGCTATGTCTATTGCTAAAAGGGTAAGTGAAGAGTTCGGATGTATTTTAGGACAAGAAGTAGGATATTCTATACGTTTTGATGATTGTACATCGAATGatacaataataaaatatctaACCGATGGTATGTTGCTTCGAGAAACCTTAAGTGACACATTGTTAACAAAATATTCCTTCATCATA CTTGATGAAGCCCACGAAAGAACCATTTCTACAGATATCCTTTTCTGTCTTTTAAAG gaTGTTGTTAGAAAACGAGCGgattttaaattaattgTTACTTCAGCCACGTTAGATGCAGAAAAATTCTCAAcgtatttttttaattcgCCAATTTTTACTATTCCAGGAAAAATCTTTCCTGTTGAG aTATTACATTCCAAAGAACCAGAGAGCGATTATGTCGAGGCCAGTCTCATTACCGTCCTGAATATCCACCTGAATGAACACCCTGGAGACATTTTAGTCTTTTTGACAGGTCAAGATGAAATTAATACAGCATGTGAAATATTACACGAGCGAATGAAGAAATTAGAAAGCATGTCTCCACCACCTTTAATCATATTACCtatatattcttcattACCGTCAGAAATGCAGAGTGTGATTTTCGAACCTGCTCCTCCAGGTTGTCGAAAATGCATTTTAGCTACAAATATAGCAGAAGCTAGTTTAACAATTGAtggtatattttttgttattgATCCAGGGTTTTGTAAAATTAAGAAATATGATTCGAAGAGAGATATGGATTCTTTAATTGTAGCTCCTATATCTAAGGCTAATGCTAAACAAAGAGCAGGTCGTGCTGGTAGAACAGGTCCTGGGAAATGTTATAGATTATACACAGAAGAAgcttataaaaatgaaatgtCAGAAATGAGTGTACCAGAAATACAACGTATAAATTTAGGTAGtatagtattattattaaaagcTTTAGGTATAAATgattttcttcattttgaTTTTATGGATTCTCCATCAGTAGAAACTTTAATACATTCACTCgaaaatttatattatttagGAGCTTTAGATGATAATGGCTATTTAACAAAACTAGGAAAAAAGATGGCGAATTTTCCTATGGAACCAAATttatcaaaaatattattgacatctttaaattttaattgTACCGATGATGTTGTAACTATTGTTAGTATGTTAAGtgtacaaaatattttctatcGTCCACAAAATAAAGCTTTATTAGctgataaaaaaaaaaataaatttatcaTGCCACAAGGAGATTTaattacatatttaaatatatataataaatggAAAGAAAATAGTTTCTCAAATTATTGGTGTCATGAGAATTTTATACAATCAAGAGCATTAAAGAGAGCACAAGATGTACGTAAACAAATGTTGTctatatttgaaaaatataattatcaaGTTAAAAAAAGTACTAGTAAAAACGATGCCActaaatatgtaaatatatgtaaaagTATATGTTCTGGTTATTTTAATCATGTATGTAAAAGAGATACACAACAAGGATATACAACACTCTTAACAAATCAACAGGTCTTTATTCATCCATCTTCAACACTCTTTAATAAAAATCCTTTATTTGTTGTATATCACGAATTAGTATTAACTAATAAGGAATATATAAGAGACTGTACGATCATACAACCACAGTGGCTCATACAACTCGCACCAAATCTTTTCATACCAGCagatgaaaagaaaatatcGAAAATAAAGTTGCGAGAAAAAATTGAGCCTCTTCACAATTATTATGAGGAGCCAAACGCTTGGCGATTATCACGAAGGAAGGGTTAA
- a CDS encoding hypothetical protein (conserved Plasmodium protein, unknown function) has translation MARVRKGKAIPVMSKNSIFVLNIIMTIGFISAIPQIFTTLMTSWREAEPIEYKYMFRGSEHSLYVDYTYYGLYKVVYDNKHVETWTQRVQNMKRKGIEGIQQGKNSESAGSLSLWTSVCPEACRDAIVRRIEAYERVSFISLVLLCGIVISCTIVILSVGWNLLFSKSIFILMGCFIFAFVINAGIGTYWYYETDMSWNSITKAQQYPFPRCSHCFYVFMITTGIYALCFLSLLLLDLFNKGKQKSSHRDQLNAHNRNPMNNKAMYQPMFDNQPGMMMQRSASYSNIMPFVKGMNNDYSNYMQYNKMGMNMNMNMNQMPQQGFPNFRNMGSNVGPNMGSPMGPSMGSHMGPNMGSPMSSPMGSHMGPNLNPNLNPNFFPQQSRQYSYSVSPTYQQNIPNFNNFSNRHMPSMSDLYFARQYSGMKFGDMNNNPFDSQKPYKF, from the coding sequence ATGGCGAGAGTGCGGAAGGGGAAAGCCATACCCGTAATGTCTAAAAATTCAATATTcgttttaaatataattatgacTATAGGTTTTATAAGTGCTATACCTCAGATTTTTACAACTTTAATGACATCATGGAGAGAAGCTGAACCtatagaatataaatacatgtTTAGAGGAAGTGAACATTCCTTATATGTTGATTATACATATTACGGTTTATATAAAGTAgtatatgataataaacATGTAGAGACATGGACACAACGAGTACAAAACATGAAAAGGAAAGGTATAGAAGGTATACAACAAGGGAAAAATAGTGAATCAGCTGGTAGCTTATCATTATGGACATCTGTATGTCCTGAAGCTTGTAGAGATGCCATTGTTAGACGTATAGAAGCATATGAAAGAGtttcttttatatctttaGTACTTTTATGTGGTATTGTCATATCATGTACTATTGTTATCTTGTCAGTTGGTTggaatttattattttcaaaaagcatatttatattaatgggatgttttatttttgcATTTGTTATAAATGCTGGTATCGGTACTTATTGGTATTATGAAACAGATATGTCGTGGAACTCTATAACTAAAGCACAACAATATCCTTTCCCCCGATGCTCACATTGTTTTTACGTTTTTATGATTACTACAGGAATATATGCACTTTGTTTTCTTAgcttattattattagacTTATTTAATAAAGGTAAACAAAAATCATCACATCGAGATCAACTTAATGCACATAATAGAAACCCTATGAATAATAAAGCTATGTACCAACCTATGTTCGATAATCAACCGGGTATGATGATGCAGAGAAGTGCTAGTTACTCTAATATTATGCCATTTGTTAAAGGAATGAATAATGATTATTCTAATTATATgcaatataataaaatggGAATGAATATGAACATGAATATGAACCAAATGCCACAACAAGGATTCCCAAATTTTAGAAATATGGGATCAAATGTGGGCCCAAATATGGGATCACCTATGGGTCCATCTATGGGATCACACATGGGACCAAATATGGGGTCACCTATGAGTTCTCCAATGGGTTCACATATGGGTCCCAATTTGAATCCCAATTTGAATCCCAATTTTTTCCCTCAACAATCAAGGCAATATTCTTATTCAGTTTCCCCAACGTATCAACAAAACATACCTAATTTTAATAACTTTTCAAATAGACATATGCCATCTATGTctgatttatattttgcAAGACAATATTCAGGGATGAAATTTGGGGATATGAATAACAATCCATTTGATTCACAAAAAccatataaattttaa